The following DNA comes from Acholeplasma equirhinis.
AATATCTTGAGATAAACTCCAAGAACCAATTCCGTAAATAATACCGAAGTTTACAGCTTTTGCACGACGACGTTGTTCACTATCGACTGTTTCAACATGGAATACTTTTTGAGCAGTTGATGTGTGAATATCAAGTCCTGTTTCAAATGCATGCTTTAATTCCTTAACATCAGCCATATCTGCAAGGACACGCAGTTCAATTTGAGAATAGTCCGCACCAACTAAGTAATTTTTATCACTTGGTACAAACAGTTTTCTAATTTGACGTCCTTCTTCTGTACGAATTGGGATGTTTTGAAGATTTGGCTCAAGAGATGATAATCTTCCAGTTAAAGTTAAAGCTTGATTAAAGATTGTATGTACTTTTCCGTCTGGGAAAATTGAATCTTTAATACCAATTAAATATGTTGAATAAAGTTTTGTTAATTGTCTATATTGTAGAACTTTATCGACAACAGGATGTTTATCTGCAAGATCATTTAAAACCTCTGCATCGGTTGAATAACCTGTTTTTGTCTTCTTACCATTTGGTAGTCCAAGTGTTTCAAATAAGACATCACCTAATTGTTTTGGTGAATCCACATTAAAATCAACACCTGCAAGTTCAATAATCTCACGTCTTAAATTATCAATTCGCTCTTCTAAGTTCTTCGTTTGCGTTTTAAGCTCATTTTGATCGACATAGACACCTTGGAACTCCATATCTGCAATGACATCAGATAATGGAATTTCAACCTCATTTAAAAGATGTAATTGCTCACGCTCTTTAATCGTCACAAGTGTCTTATCTTTTAATTCATAAATAATTGATGCTTTTTTAGCAATATGACTTTGATAAAGTGCTTTATCTTCAGGTAACCCTTTTTTCGCACCCTTACCATAGATTTCTTCATCATATGATAAATGGTTGATTTCAAAACTTTGTGCAATTGCAGTAAAGTCTTCTTTACCAATTGAAGATTTAATAATATATGCAGCTAGTAATAAATCATATGTGACAGCATTAAGTTCAAGACCTTGCCACATTAAAAATACCTTTTGTGCTTTATAGTCATAAGCATATTTTTCAAATTGAGAATTTTTCAAATAGTCTTTTAATGCATCACTTTGTAAAAGTGTTTCTTTTGAAACATAATAATGGTCCTTACCATTAGAAATTCCAATACCCCAAAGTTCAGCTTTATGATAATTAAATTCTGAGAATTCAAAATGTATGGCTAGGTTTTCTTTTAAAATTAATTTTAAATCAGATTCTTCAGTTAATTCTTTAAAGTTAAATTCACTTGATTGATCAACAGTAAAGAGTGTATCTTTCTTTCTAAATCCAATAACCAGTTGTTTAAGTTCCAGACGTTTATAAAAGTTAACTAGGCTTTCTTCATCGACGGGTTGAATCTCAATATCTTCAACTACAAATGGTAGTGGTGTTTTACAGTCAATTGTTGAAAGTTCTTTTGAGAATAAAGCTTGTTCATGATAGGTTCGAATGTTTTCTCCAAGTTTACCCTTGATTTCATCTTTTTTAGCAATCATGTTTTCAAGTGTGCCATATGTTTGTAAAAGTGAAACAGCCGTCTTTTCTCCAACACCAGGTACACCAGGAATATTATCTGATGCATCACCCATTAATGCTTTTAAATCTACAAACTGTTCATGGGTTAAACCATAACGTTCAAAGAGTGCAGCAGGTGTATAGTGATCAACAACTTTCATACCACTTTTTAGCATATGTACTGTGATTTTATCACTCACAAGTTGTAAAAGGTCTCTATCAGATGAATAGACATCAACTAAATAACCTTTAGATTCTGCTTCTTTAGCTAAAGTACCAATGATATCATCTGCTTCATATCCTTCATAACTAAACTCTTTAATCCCTAAATATTTAATCAGTTCATGAATGAGTGGAATTTGTTGAACAAGTTCCTCAGGCATCTCTTTTCTACCTGCTTTATAGTTCTCATAAGCTAAGTGTCTTTTGGTTGGTTTTCCAGTGTCAAAAGCAATTAACATGTGGCTATCTGCAAGTTCAATTATTTTATCCAGCATATTACTAAATGCAAAAACTGCATTCGTATAAATGCCTGTTGATGTTTGAAGTATCTTAGCCCCCGGATATGCTGTTGCATAATATGCTCTAAATAGAAGTGAGTTTCCATCTACTAAAGTTAATCTTTTCATCATTTCCACCCTTCTTTAGTAAGTATTTTAACATACTAAAATTATAAATTTTTCCACAATATTTGTGGATAAAATGAAAGGTAATTCCATTGCTGAAACTACCCTTAATTTAATTAGAATCTAAAGCCGCCTCTATTTTTACCTTTACCCTTCTTAACTTTAGGTTGGGCAATTGGCATGGCTGACGGATTTTTCGCCATTCTTTCCATTTGTTTTTCGTCCAAATTAGACATTTGTTTCATCATTTGTTTTTGTTGTTCT
Coding sequences within:
- the polA gene encoding DNA polymerase I, whose protein sequence is MMKRLTLVDGNSLLFRAYYATAYPGAKILQTSTGIYTNAVFAFSNMLDKIIELADSHMLIAFDTGKPTKRHLAYENYKAGRKEMPEELVQQIPLIHELIKYLGIKEFSYEGYEADDIIGTLAKEAESKGYLVDVYSSDRDLLQLVSDKITVHMLKSGMKVVDHYTPAALFERYGLTHEQFVDLKALMGDASDNIPGVPGVGEKTAVSLLQTYGTLENMIAKKDEIKGKLGENIRTYHEQALFSKELSTIDCKTPLPFVVEDIEIQPVDEESLVNFYKRLELKQLVIGFRKKDTLFTVDQSSEFNFKELTEESDLKLILKENLAIHFEFSEFNYHKAELWGIGISNGKDHYYVSKETLLQSDALKDYLKNSQFEKYAYDYKAQKVFLMWQGLELNAVTYDLLLAAYIIKSSIGKEDFTAIAQSFEINHLSYDEEIYGKGAKKGLPEDKALYQSHIAKKASIIYELKDKTLVTIKEREQLHLLNEVEIPLSDVIADMEFQGVYVDQNELKTQTKNLEERIDNLRREIIELAGVDFNVDSPKQLGDVLFETLGLPNGKKTKTGYSTDAEVLNDLADKHPVVDKVLQYRQLTKLYSTYLIGIKDSIFPDGKVHTIFNQALTLTGRLSSLEPNLQNIPIRTEEGRQIRKLFVPSDKNYLVGADYSQIELRVLADMADVKELKHAFETGLDIHTSTAQKVFHVETVDSEQRRRAKAVNFGIIYGIGSWSLSQDINVTVSEAEKFIEKYLEVYPEIKKYMKDIVEFAKSHGYVETIMKRRRYIPELESKVYAVREFGKRTSLNAPIQGSAADIIKVAMIKLHEYLVKNKKKSKLILQVHDELILDVVPEELEEMEKKVPEIMKTAFPLNVELSTSCDTGKTWYELK